From a region of the Latilactobacillus sakei genome:
- a CDS encoding PadR family transcriptional regulator, with protein sequence MSTLSYILLCMLVRKPCSGYELKQYINLFWEAHHSQIYTALNKLHEQGYVSVETDAIHKQKKIYHLTPEGQLVVADWFQEETNVPTQRDEFLAKVYVIALFNQEQATSLLQDRRHHYQKTQKQYQHKMQEYDAITDPIEKQKNLGRYLILKRRLMVCATELEWCDWAQETLNQTYLTD encoded by the coding sequence ATGAGTACACTCAGCTATATTTTATTATGTATGTTAGTTCGTAAACCTTGCAGTGGTTATGAGTTAAAGCAGTATATTAATTTATTTTGGGAAGCACACCATAGCCAAATTTATACAGCTTTGAATAAACTTCATGAACAAGGCTACGTATCAGTCGAAACCGATGCCATTCACAAGCAAAAAAAAATTTATCACTTAACGCCTGAGGGACAACTCGTGGTTGCTGACTGGTTCCAAGAAGAAACCAATGTCCCTACTCAACGTGACGAATTTTTAGCTAAAGTGTATGTCATTGCTTTATTCAACCAAGAACAGGCAACCTCTTTACTCCAAGATCGCCGTCACCATTACCAAAAAACACAAAAACAATATCAACATAAGATGCAAGAATACGACGCGATTACGGACCCCATTGAAAAACAGAAAAATTTAGGCCGCTACCTCATCTTGAAACGGCGCTTAATGGTCTGTGCCACCGAATTAGAATGGTGCGATTGGGCACAGGAAACACTTAATCAAACCTATTTAACTGACTAA
- a CDS encoding HU family DNA-binding protein — protein MANKAQLIENVASKTGLTKKDATAAVDAVFGSIQDTLKQGDKVQLIGFGTFEVRERAARKGRNPQTGAEIKIPASKVPAFKPGKALKDSVK, from the coding sequence ATGGCAAACAAAGCACAATTGATCGAAAACGTTGCATCAAAAACTGGTTTAACTAAGAAAGATGCAACTGCTGCAGTAGATGCAGTATTTGGTTCAATCCAAGACACTTTGAAACAAGGTGACAAAGTTCAACTAATCGGCTTTGGTACATTCGAAGTACGTGAACGTGCAGCTCGTAAGGGCCGTAACCCACAAACTGGTGCAGAAATCAAGATTCCTGCAAGCAAAGTACCTGCATTCAAGCCAGGTAAAGCTTTAAAGGATTCTGTTAAATAA
- a CDS encoding CCA tRNA nucleotidyltransferase, protein MKLTTFAPEFAEALPILEQIEAAGFEAYFVGGSVRDNLLGLPIHDVDIATSAYPAEIKQIFKRTVDTGIQHGTVMILDHGNGYEVTTFRTETGYQDFRRPDSVTFVRSLEEDLKRRDFTINALAMRADGEIIDLFDGIADLKAHKIRAVGVADERFHEDALRMMRAVRFESQLGFSVTENTQAAIEKHAALLEKIAVERIHVEFMKLMQGIERQNGLRTFIDTGLYRYCPDLADQLPALEQLTALPTKQLHDESTVWLVVTYLLGQTPAQAGRFLKHWKSANDVIDAVKAGLVLLPKLLTATADQWDLYQAGQAVLVISLQIAELVTTATIPTADWFTRYDRLQIKQKADLAINGQILMQNGFQPGPILGKTLAILERKVVLAELPNDTEALLKAAK, encoded by the coding sequence ATGAAATTAACGACTTTTGCGCCCGAATTTGCAGAAGCACTGCCAATCCTAGAACAAATTGAAGCAGCTGGTTTTGAGGCTTACTTTGTTGGGGGGAGTGTCCGTGATAATTTATTGGGCTTACCAATTCATGATGTTGACATTGCGACATCTGCCTATCCAGCTGAAATCAAACAAATTTTTAAACGGACCGTCGATACTGGGATTCAACATGGTACGGTCATGATTTTAGATCATGGGAATGGCTACGAAGTGACAACTTTTAGAACGGAAACCGGATACCAAGATTTTCGGCGGCCTGATTCAGTAACGTTTGTCCGCTCATTGGAAGAGGACTTGAAACGGCGTGATTTTACCATTAACGCCTTAGCGATGCGCGCAGATGGTGAAATTATCGATCTTTTTGACGGCATTGCTGATTTGAAGGCGCATAAAATTCGAGCGGTCGGTGTCGCCGATGAACGCTTCCACGAAGATGCACTTCGGATGATGCGGGCAGTTCGGTTTGAGAGCCAACTCGGTTTTTCAGTGACTGAAAACACGCAAGCCGCGATTGAAAAACACGCTGCCTTACTTGAAAAAATTGCAGTTGAACGCATTCACGTTGAATTTATGAAGTTGATGCAAGGGATTGAACGGCAAAATGGGTTACGGACGTTTATTGACACGGGCTTATATCGATATTGTCCAGATTTGGCTGATCAATTACCGGCTTTGGAACAATTGACGGCCTTGCCCACGAAGCAGCTGCATGACGAAAGTACGGTTTGGTTAGTGGTGACCTATTTACTTGGGCAAACCCCCGCACAAGCTGGGCGTTTTTTGAAGCATTGGAAGAGTGCTAATGATGTGATTGATGCGGTTAAAGCGGGCTTAGTCTTACTGCCTAAATTATTGACGGCAACTGCCGATCAATGGGACCTTTATCAAGCTGGCCAAGCAGTTTTAGTGATCAGTTTGCAAATCGCAGAATTAGTGACAACTGCGACAATTCCGACTGCCGACTGGTTCACGCGTTATGACCGGTTACAAATTAAACAAAAAGCCGATTTAGCGATTAATGGCCAAATATTGATGCAAAATGGCTTCCAGCCCGGACCCATTTTAGGTAAAACGCTGGCTATTTTAGAACGGAAAGTGGTCCTAGCCGAGTTACCAAATGACACGGAAGCGTTACTAAAGGCTGCTAAATAA
- a CDS encoding chitin-binding protein, translating into MKKQLLKWTIVGFCSVLGVTALGAGQVSAHGYITSPGSRAYLGSNAFTNDTGQKPLNTNVGQVQYEPQSIEAPKNTFIDGKLASANISSFSNLDEQTSTRWHQNQVKSGALTIKWHLTAQHKTSTWDYYLTRPGWNPNQPLSILNFEKISSIDDQGKLPAKDVAQTINIPTDRSGYNVLLGVWNISDTANAFYQAVDLNITK; encoded by the coding sequence ATGAAGAAGCAATTATTGAAATGGACCATCGTTGGCTTTTGTTCAGTATTAGGTGTGACAGCATTAGGTGCCGGACAAGTTAGCGCACACGGGTATATCACATCCCCAGGTAGTCGCGCGTATTTAGGTAGTAATGCGTTCACAAATGATACCGGTCAAAAACCATTGAACACCAATGTTGGTCAAGTTCAATACGAGCCACAAAGTATTGAAGCCCCTAAGAATACATTTATCGATGGCAAATTAGCGAGTGCTAATATCAGTTCATTTTCGAATCTTGATGAACAAACGAGTACGAGATGGCATCAAAATCAAGTTAAATCAGGCGCATTAACGATTAAGTGGCACTTAACGGCACAACATAAAACAAGTACGTGGGACTATTACTTAACCCGCCCAGGTTGGAATCCAAATCAACCGCTAAGTATTTTAAACTTTGAAAAGATTTCTTCGATTGATGATCAAGGAAAGTTACCAGCCAAAGACGTTGCACAGACGATTAATATTCCAACCGACCGAAGTGGCTATAATGTGTTGCTAGGTGTTTGGAATATTTCGGATACGGCAAATGCCTTCTATCAAGCGGTGGATTTAAATATTACGAAGTAA